A single genomic interval of Patescibacteria group bacterium harbors:
- a CDS encoding ATP-grasp domain-containing protein: MALDIDILGMAFFYITRDIERAAGFLGIRNDYYVITYPSPLAEAIKHKFSKQIILINQVTSNKKQVTKLRVRSTLALIRSEYVQEKVHELPDKEQPNILVFKNSHQIEEECEKLNWKLLNPSAELSGKIENKISQYSWLREEKSASLEVLTPISIIGEVGQFEYEDLMRQFGKDFIMQYNIGHTGSGTKRIINEQLWKNEVVRFPKRIVKISEYIKGRMYTINACVIGDNNVVCGGTSEQITGLKELTGNQLATVGNDWNSVSEETHNKVKKIAVEIGKYMMQNGWRGLFGIDVIIDAAADRAYLIEINARQPASVSLESQLQNENDEINIMEWHVNTLCGNNAPQPPLILRGRDWRVTGSQLFFRNIENHPVSLQNEFLPGRYKADKQGHEFIEKATSVAETQKGEIFAFSVSQNEKVKPGGELLRIQSKQGIVDTFGKNYLDVMRSIRKEIQIEI, encoded by the coding sequence TTGGCGTTGGATATTGATATTCTGGGTATGGCGTTTTTCTATATTACTCGCGACATTGAGCGCGCAGCAGGATTTTTGGGCATACGTAATGATTATTATGTGATTACCTATCCAAGTCCGCTGGCAGAGGCAATAAAGCACAAATTTAGTAAGCAAATCATTTTAATAAATCAAGTTACAAGCAACAAGAAACAAGTTACAAAATTGAGAGTGCGAAGTACGCTCGCATTGATAAGGAGTGAATATGTGCAGGAAAAGGTTCATGAGTTGCCAGATAAAGAGCAACCGAATATTTTAGTGTTTAAAAATTCTCATCAGATTGAAGAAGAGTGCGAAAAATTAAATTGGAAGCTGCTAAATCCTTCCGCAGAACTTTCTGGGAAGATTGAAAATAAGATTAGTCAATATAGTTGGCTTAGAGAAGAAAAGAGCGCTTCACTTGAGGTATTGACTCCTATAAGCATTATTGGCGAGGTTGGTCAATTTGAATATGAAGATTTAATGCGCCAGTTTGGAAAAGATTTTATTATGCAATATAACATCGGCCATACTGGGTCTGGAACGAAACGTATTATCAATGAACAATTGTGGAAAAATGAGGTTGTAAGGTTTCCCAAACGTATAGTAAAGATTTCGGAGTATATTAAGGGTAGGATGTATACTATCAATGCATGTGTGATAGGGGATAATAATGTAGTATGTGGAGGCACTAGCGAACAGATCACAGGTTTGAAGGAGCTCACAGGCAATCAGCTAGCGACAGTTGGGAATGATTGGAACAGCGTGAGCGAAGAGACGCATAATAAGGTAAAAAAAATTGCCGTGGAAATAGGCAAATATATGATGCAGAACGGATGGAGGGGATTATTTGGCATTGACGTGATCATTGATGCGGCCGCAGACCGGGCATATCTTATAGAAATAAACGCACGGCAGCCGGCATCGGTTAGCTTAGAGTCGCAATTACAAAATGAAAACGACGAAATAAATATTATGGAATGGCATGTAAATACGTTATGTGGTAATAACGCCCCCCAACCCCCTCTTATATTAAGAGGGAGAGATTGGAGAGTTACAGGATCTCAATTATTTTTCCGCAATATTGAAAATCATCCAGTTTCGTTGCAAAATGAATTTTTGCCGGGTCGCTACAAGGCAGACAAACAAGGACATGAGTTTATTGAAAAAGCAACAAGTGTGGCTGAAACGCAAAAAGGTGAAATATTTGCTTTTTCGGTTTCTCAAAATGAAAAGGTAAAACCAGGCGGAGAACTCTTGAGAATACAGTCAAAACAAGGTATAGTTGACACGTTTGGTAAAAATTATCTCGATGTTATGAGAAGTATTCGTAAAGAAATACAGATTGAAATATGA
- a CDS encoding PLP-dependent lyase/thiolase, with translation MKLQPTPLQKCIFPLLPENCMGRIIYIKREDLNPSGSHKDRALFPYVDKLVKKGEEAFCLSSSGNFAVSAAYYAHHHTQVQFHLFLPPTISQEKKDRLNEYKTDNVIIHWSKLAKSEAGQFSRKTHIRLLRGSKDDCLLEGYYELVRELVEQTKGKGGSVFMAVSSGTMLVGLWEGFQNNPKSKISRHSGISHILENQIQGAGQIPNFYIVQSTRVHPIASEFDSDFTPTKSSIASAIVDRVANRKDQVVNAVKESHGSGWIVSDEEITIAMKKLAGVLHENVSPESAMSLAGLQKACSKGFHVKKPIVLIFTGK, from the coding sequence ATGAAATTGCAACCCACCCCCCTTCAGAAATGCATTTTTCCTCTCCTCCCGGAAAACTGTATGGGTAGAATAATATATATCAAGCGAGAGGACTTGAATCCTTCCGGTTCCCATAAAGATAGGGCGCTTTTTCCCTATGTCGATAAATTAGTGAAGAAGGGGGAGGAGGCATTTTGCCTAAGCTCTTCGGGCAACTTTGCCGTTTCTGCCGCGTATTATGCGCACCATCATACACAGGTTCAATTCCATCTTTTTCTTCCTCCAACGATTTCCCAAGAAAAAAAAGACAGATTAAACGAATACAAGACTGACAACGTAATTATTCACTGGTCAAAATTGGCAAAAAGCGAAGCAGGTCAATTTAGCCGTAAAACACATATACGTCTATTACGAGGGTCGAAGGACGATTGCTTACTTGAAGGGTACTATGAGTTAGTAAGAGAATTAGTAGAACAGACTAAAGGTAAAGGAGGGAGTGTTTTTATGGCTGTATCTTCAGGAACAATGTTGGTAGGGTTATGGGAGGGATTTCAAAATAATCCAAAATCCAAAATCTCCCGCCATAGCGGGATCTCGCATATCTTAGAGAATCAGATTCAAGGTGCGGGACAAATACCCAATTTTTATATTGTGCAATCGACGAGGGTGCATCCTATCGCGAGTGAGTTTGATAGCGATTTTACGCCAACAAAATCTTCCATAGCATCAGCCATTGTGGATCGCGTCGCAAATCGTAAAGATCAGGTGGTCAACGCGGTTAAAGAAAGCCACGGATCGGGATGGATCGTATCTGATGAAGAAATTACAATTGCGATGAAAAAGTTAGCCGGAGTTCTGCATGAAAACGTGAGTCCGGAAAGCGCCATGTCGCTCGCGGGTTTACAAAAGGCTTGTTCAAAAGGTTTTCATGTAAAGAAACCGATTGTATTAATTTTTACTGGGAAATAG
- a CDS encoding phospho-N-acetylmuramoyl-pentapeptide-transferase — protein MTSLNIIVISLGYLILACVVAFAWAPLLTTILYRWKILRTGDHRFAIPLPGRQAKHGTPIMGGLLVVVTVAALSFLFNWNQRFTWVPIGVMLLSSALGGIDDILNIYGSKRLMRSLEHTMTLARVHRDWWMRWYYRLSIPWVAYKRFFFHMGSYPGKGIQAHEKILFQFIAGAITAWWIYAKLGPEWKAIWLPWSGELSLGILLVPLIILTVMATANAVNIADGLDGLAGGTLLTAFGGLLMLSWIQGNVAFAILNATVIGSLFTYTYFNIKPARFQMGDVGSLGLGALLAVMSIAQNRIAVLPLFGFIFFIELASVIIQSIGKRILNKRIFILAPLHHHFEARGWSEEKIVMRAWVLNAIAVMIGIWVALH, from the coding sequence ATGACATCTTTGAATATTATTGTAATAAGTTTAGGTTATCTCATTCTTGCCTGCGTCGTCGCGTTTGCGTGGGCGCCGTTGTTAACCACGATCCTGTACCGTTGGAAAATATTGCGTACAGGCGACCACAGGTTTGCCATCCCGCTTCCCGGACGCCAAGCAAAACACGGGACTCCTATCATGGGAGGATTATTGGTGGTGGTCACCGTGGCGGCGTTAAGCTTCTTATTTAATTGGAACCAGCGTTTCACGTGGGTTCCTATTGGCGTGATGCTTCTCTCTAGCGCGCTGGGAGGCATTGATGACATATTGAATATTTATGGAAGCAAACGGCTCATGCGATCCCTTGAGCATACGATGACTCTCGCGCGCGTCCATCGTGATTGGTGGATGAGATGGTATTACCGCCTTTCCATCCCATGGGTTGCCTATAAGCGTTTCTTTTTTCACATGGGCTCTTATCCGGGGAAGGGGATACAAGCGCATGAAAAAATATTGTTTCAATTCATTGCAGGTGCGATTACTGCATGGTGGATCTACGCAAAGCTTGGTCCTGAATGGAAAGCCATTTGGTTGCCATGGAGCGGAGAGCTTTCATTGGGGATACTTCTCGTTCCCCTCATCATTCTTACGGTTATGGCAACGGCTAATGCGGTTAATATTGCCGATGGGCTTGACGGTTTGGCGGGAGGTACGCTGCTCACTGCGTTTGGCGGCTTGCTTATGCTCTCATGGATACAAGGGAACGTGGCATTCGCCATCCTCAATGCCACGGTGATAGGAAGCCTCTTTACGTATACCTATTTTAATATCAAACCTGCGCGGTTCCAGATGGGTGACGTGGGATCATTGGGCCTTGGTGCGCTGTTGGCAGTTATGAGTATCGCGCAAAACCGCATTGCGGTGCTGCCGTTGTTCGGATTTATTTTTTTTATAGAGCTCGCAAGTGTTATTATCCAATCAATTGGCAAGCGCATTCTCAACAAACGGATATTTATTCTTGCCCCTCTCCATCATCATTTTGAAGCACGCGGCTGGAGCGAAGAAAAAATTGTGATGCGCGCATGGGTGCTGAATGCCATCGCAGTTATGATCGGGATATGGGTAGCGTTACATTGA
- a CDS encoding Mur ligase domain-containing protein, whose amino-acid sequence MIAKRHIHFIGICGTAMAPVAKMFWDLGWRVTGSDKGIYPPISDYLKQNKIAYYVGFHPERIGNPDKVVVGNYISLVNPEFSAIRERGIPYQSYPEALREYVIKSNSIVVAGSFGKTTTTALLAWIWECAGRRPSFMAGGMMRNFPNSVRSNDSLWSIVEGDEYPACRWNPVPKFSFYDPHFLVLTGVQWDHADIYTTEESYIEMFKKLVASMPPNGLICAALDRPHMRDVLNKASAPVVWYGRTGSGADWSTEVLYQKKATKMTFYGPSNETIGPVSVPLLGSIAFDHFTGAVALARASGIDQTAIMQALTSFQGVCRRLEVRGVVNKVSIIDDFAHSPSKAKSAIDAVKQTFNRGRVIVVFEPNVGNRLRSLAPSYRDAFNSANTVIVPRLSATKHNENTEARLDGAQLAQIISSSNTHIEEVVYIDDDIQVVQKLQKIAQPGDCILFLGSHGFRGMIEQTLECL is encoded by the coding sequence ATGATCGCAAAAAGACACATTCATTTTATAGGAATATGCGGCACTGCCATGGCGCCAGTCGCTAAAATGTTTTGGGATTTGGGATGGCGCGTAACTGGTTCTGACAAAGGCATTTATCCCCCTATATCGGATTATTTAAAACAGAATAAGATTGCATATTATGTTGGATTTCATCCTGAGCGGATAGGGAATCCTGATAAGGTAGTGGTGGGGAATTATATCAGCCTTGTAAATCCTGAATTTTCTGCGATAAGGGAGCGCGGTATTCCTTATCAGTCCTACCCTGAGGCATTACGGGAATACGTAATAAAATCAAACTCAATCGTGGTTGCGGGAAGTTTTGGAAAAACCACCACGACCGCACTTCTTGCGTGGATTTGGGAATGCGCGGGGAGACGCCCTTCATTCATGGCAGGCGGAATGATGCGCAATTTTCCTAATAGCGTGCGATCAAATGATTCGTTATGGAGCATTGTAGAAGGTGACGAGTATCCGGCATGCCGATGGAATCCTGTCCCAAAATTTTCATTTTATGACCCGCATTTTTTAGTGTTAACCGGCGTGCAGTGGGATCACGCAGATATCTATACGACAGAAGAATCCTACATTGAAATGTTTAAAAAGTTGGTTGCATCGATGCCTCCCAATGGACTCATCTGCGCGGCTTTGGACCGACCACATATGCGCGATGTTCTCAACAAGGCATCTGCACCGGTGGTATGGTACGGAAGGACTGGGAGCGGTGCAGATTGGAGCACAGAGGTGTTATATCAAAAAAAAGCAACCAAAATGACATTTTACGGACCTTCAAATGAAACAATAGGCCCGGTGAGTGTGCCTCTTTTGGGCAGTATTGCATTCGATCACTTTACCGGTGCAGTAGCGCTTGCGCGTGCTTCCGGCATTGATCAAACTGCCATCATGCAAGCGCTCACCTCGTTCCAGGGAGTATGCAGGCGGCTTGAAGTAAGGGGTGTGGTGAACAAGGTGAGCATAATAGACGACTTCGCCCATTCACCGAGCAAGGCAAAATCTGCTATTGATGCGGTGAAGCAAACATTTAATCGCGGACGCGTCATAGTCGTTTTTGAACCGAACGTAGGGAATCGGCTTCGTTCGTTAGCGCCCTCATATAGAGATGCGTTTAATTCCGCGAATACCGTTATTGTGCCGCGTTTATCAGCAACGAAACACAATGAAAATACAGAGGCAAGGTTGGATGGCGCACAACTTGCGCAAATTATCAGTTCATCGAATACTCATATAGAGGAAGTCGTTTATATCGATGATGATATTCAGGTTGTCCAAAAGCTGCAAAAAATCGCCCAACCGGGCGACTGCATACTTTTTCTCGGCTCGCATGGATTCAGAGGGATGATCGAACAGACACTAGAGTGTCTGTAA